A genomic segment from Dermatobacter hominis encodes:
- a CDS encoding IclR family transcriptional regulator → MATSDHTKQGDRRSGAEAGPDGLDGLDGESGRSLVGRIASIMDSFDQQDPVLSLVELSRRSGLPKSTAHRLAEQLRALGWLERDGRGYRVGMRLFELGGLASEQSQLRDPAVPHLHALAGRTGLAVQLGVLDGPDVVYLDRVVVGNYRLPTRQGGRMPAYCTGLGKAMLAFDDAAAQQVLGAELPVRTSSTLSDVDRLRDDLQRVRSTGVAFDRQEAYDGLGCVAAPIRNSGRAIGAVSVTGPIGRIDWDVLTTMVQNTASSIWNSRFAPRGAHAAN, encoded by the coding sequence ATGGCGACGAGCGACCACACCAAGCAGGGGGATCGCCGGTCCGGCGCCGAGGCGGGTCCGGACGGGCTCGACGGCCTGGACGGCGAATCGGGCAGGAGCCTGGTCGGGCGGATCGCCTCGATCATGGACTCGTTCGACCAGCAGGACCCGGTCCTGTCGCTCGTCGAGCTCAGCCGCCGGTCGGGCCTGCCGAAGTCCACCGCCCACCGCCTGGCCGAGCAGCTCCGTGCGCTCGGGTGGCTCGAGCGCGACGGCCGCGGGTACCGCGTCGGCATGCGCCTGTTCGAGCTCGGCGGTCTGGCATCCGAGCAGAGCCAGCTGCGGGACCCGGCCGTCCCCCACCTGCACGCGCTCGCCGGCCGGACCGGGCTGGCGGTGCAGCTCGGCGTCCTCGACGGACCCGACGTCGTCTACCTCGACCGGGTCGTCGTCGGGAACTACCGGCTCCCCACCCGCCAGGGCGGGCGCATGCCGGCCTACTGCACCGGGCTCGGAAAGGCGATGCTCGCGTTCGACGACGCTGCGGCGCAGCAGGTGCTCGGCGCCGAGCTGCCGGTGCGCACGTCGAGCACCCTGTCCGACGTCGACCGCCTGCGCGACGACCTGCAGCGGGTCCGCTCCACCGGCGTGGCGTTCGACCGCCAGGAGGCGTACGACGGCCTCGGCTGCGTGGCCGCGCCCATCCGCAACTCCGGTCGGGCGATCGGCGCGGTGTCGGTCACCGGCCCGATCGGCCGCATCGACTGGGACGTGCTCACGACGATGGTGCAGAACACCGCGTCGAGCATCTGGAACTCCCGGTTCGCCCCCCGCGGCGCGCACGCCGCGAACTGA
- a CDS encoding 2-keto-4-pentenoate hydratase — MSRTAVGEAHEAAAQRLVEAAATRTPCEPIRDLLPDGTIDDAYAVAQRSLELSRAGVRRVGRKIGLTSAAVQQQMGVDTPDFGVLLADMAFGDSEPIPSERLLQPRVEAEVAFVLGTDLPDRPVVTTDVLRATEFVVAAIEVVDSRIRDWDISIVDTVADNASSGLFVIGGSPRRLTDVDDVRSIEMALTCEGDVVSSGTGAACLGHPVNAVVWLANAVAERGAPLQAGEVILSGSLGPLAVAEPGRTYEARFSGLGTVRAAFAD, encoded by the coding sequence ATGAGCCGGACCGCGGTGGGGGAGGCGCACGAGGCGGCGGCCCAGCGCCTCGTCGAGGCCGCGGCGACGCGGACGCCCTGCGAGCCGATCCGCGACCTGCTCCCCGACGGGACGATCGACGACGCCTACGCCGTGGCGCAGCGCTCGCTCGAGCTGAGCCGCGCCGGCGTGCGCCGAGTCGGGCGGAAGATCGGTCTCACCTCGGCGGCGGTGCAGCAGCAGATGGGCGTCGACACGCCCGACTTCGGCGTGCTGCTCGCCGACATGGCCTTCGGCGACTCCGAGCCGATCCCGTCGGAGCGGCTCCTGCAGCCCAGGGTCGAGGCCGAGGTCGCCTTCGTCCTCGGCACCGACCTGCCCGACCGCCCCGTCGTGACCACCGACGTGCTCCGGGCGACCGAGTTCGTGGTCGCCGCGATCGAGGTCGTCGACAGCCGGATCCGCGACTGGGACATCTCGATCGTCGACACCGTGGCCGACAACGCCTCGTCGGGCCTGTTCGTGATCGGGGGCTCGCCGCGGCGGCTCACCGACGTCGACGACGTCCGCTCGATCGAGATGGCGCTCACGTGCGAGGGCGACGTCGTGAGCTCGGGCACCGGTGCGGCGTGCCTCGGCCACCCGGTCAACGCGGTCGTGTGGCTCGCCAACGCGGTGGCCGAGCGCGGTGCGCCGCTGCAGGCCGGCGAGGTGATCCTGTCGGGATCGCTCGGACCGCTGGCGGTCGCCGAGCCGGGCCGGACCTACGAGGCCCGCTTCAGCGGACTCGGGACCGTGCGCGCCGCGTTCGCCGACTGA
- a CDS encoding VOC family protein, protein MGVRSLGYLRLAAPDVDAWRTFAGDFLGMMPAEGGDPESAYFRIDDFPARLVVSPGEAAATAIGFEVMDRRELAELADAVAAEGIEVTPGTREECKERRVSGLVRFADPGGNPIELFYGPLLQHSPVQTPTVSAFVTGDMGMGHVIVSAEDGEAAYDFYTRVLGFIERNTMARGRVVFLGCNPRHHTLGITTQEGPGRLLHLMVEVATLDDVGLALDRAHRMGVPMMHTLGKHTNDRMVSFYVYSPEDHAIEFGWDGLRVEEPVPTYEITAGAFWGHRFSPPPER, encoded by the coding sequence ATGGGCGTTCGATCACTCGGCTACCTGCGGCTGGCCGCCCCCGACGTCGACGCGTGGCGGACATTCGCCGGCGACTTCCTCGGCATGATGCCGGCCGAGGGCGGCGACCCCGAATCGGCGTACTTCCGGATCGACGACTTCCCGGCGCGGCTCGTCGTCTCGCCGGGCGAGGCCGCAGCCACGGCCATCGGGTTCGAGGTGATGGACCGCCGGGAGCTGGCCGAGCTGGCCGACGCCGTCGCGGCCGAGGGCATCGAGGTCACCCCCGGCACCCGCGAGGAGTGCAAGGAGCGGCGCGTCAGCGGGCTGGTCCGCTTCGCCGACCCGGGCGGCAACCCGATCGAGCTGTTCTACGGCCCGCTGCTCCAGCACTCGCCGGTGCAGACCCCGACCGTGTCGGCCTTCGTCACCGGCGACATGGGGATGGGCCACGTCATCGTCAGCGCCGAGGACGGCGAGGCGGCGTACGACTTCTACACGCGCGTGCTCGGGTTCATCGAGCGCAACACGATGGCCCGGGGGCGGGTCGTGTTCCTCGGCTGCAACCCCCGCCACCACACGCTCGGGATCACCACCCAGGAGGGCCCCGGCCGGCTGCTGCACCTGATGGTCGAGGTGGCGACGCTCGACGACGTGGGGCTCGCCCTCGACCGCGCCCACCGCATGGGCGTCCCGATGATGCACACGCTGGGCAAGCACACGAACGACCGGATGGTGTCGTTCTACGTGTACTCACCCGAGGACCACGCGATCGAGTTCGGCTGGGACGGCCTGCGCGTCGAGGAGCCGGTGCCCACGTACGAGATCACCGCCGGCGCCTTCTGGGGCCACCGGTTCAGCCCGCCGCCCGAACGATGA
- a CDS encoding acetaldehyde dehydrogenase (acetylating), protein MTSSAVIVGSGNIGTDLMFKLLRSEQIDLRAVIGIDPRSEGLALAREHGVEPVADGVDWIFEQSELPDIVFEATSAYAHVANAPRYQEAGIRAVDLTPAAIGPYVIPVVNLDEHVDRPNVNMVTCGGQATIPMVSAVSRVVDVPYAEIVATVASVSAGPGTRANIDEFTRTTSSAVEVLGGAERGKAIIILNPAEPPLIMRDTIFCQIPDDADQAAIEASIDQVIAEVQEYVPGYRLRQRPQFDESSPGRPARVAIFIEVEGAGDYLPPYSGNLDIMTAAATKVGEEIARHLSRTEVRT, encoded by the coding sequence ATGACCTCCTCCGCCGTGATCGTGGGCTCGGGCAACATCGGCACCGACCTCATGTTCAAGCTGCTCCGCTCCGAGCAGATCGACCTGCGGGCGGTGATCGGGATCGACCCCCGGAGCGAGGGCCTCGCGCTCGCCCGCGAGCACGGCGTCGAACCGGTCGCCGACGGCGTGGACTGGATCTTCGAGCAGTCCGAGCTGCCCGACATCGTCTTCGAGGCCACCTCGGCCTACGCCCACGTCGCCAACGCCCCGCGGTACCAGGAGGCGGGCATCAGGGCGGTCGACCTCACGCCGGCGGCGATCGGGCCGTACGTCATCCCGGTCGTGAACCTGGACGAGCACGTCGACCGGCCCAACGTGAACATGGTGACCTGCGGCGGCCAGGCGACGATCCCCATGGTGTCGGCGGTGTCGCGGGTGGTCGACGTCCCCTACGCCGAGATCGTGGCCACGGTCGCGTCGGTGTCGGCGGGCCCCGGCACCCGCGCCAACATCGACGAGTTCACCCGCACGACCTCGTCCGCGGTCGAGGTGCTGGGCGGGGCCGAGCGGGGCAAGGCGATCATCATCCTCAACCCCGCCGAGCCGCCGCTGATCATGCGCGACACGATCTTCTGCCAGATCCCCGACGACGCCGACCAGGCGGCCATCGAGGCGTCGATCGACCAGGTGATCGCCGAGGTGCAGGAGTACGTGCCCGGCTACCGGCTCCGACAGCGCCCGCAGTTCGACGAGTCGTCGCCCGGGCGGCCGGCCCGCGTCGCCATCTTCATCGAGGTCGAGGGGGCCGGTGACTACCTCCCGCCGTACTCGGGCAACCTCGACATCATGACCGCCGCCGCCACCAAGGTCGGCGAGGAGATCGCCCGCCACCTCTCCCGCACGGAGGTCCGCACCTGA
- the dmpG gene encoding 4-hydroxy-2-oxovalerate aldolase yields MPYSDELDIRMTDSALRDGSHAKSHQFTEQMVRDVVTGLDRAGMPVIEVTHGDGLGGSSFNYGFSHTDERVLIAAAVESAERAKIAALMLPGLGTKDDITAAADLGVSVIRIATHCTEADIADQHFGLARDTGLETVGFLMMAHSQPPEVLAAQGRIMVDAGCQCVYVVDSAGAMILDDVTERVAALVAEVGDDAQVGFHGHENLGLGVANSICAIRAGATQVDGSTRRFGAGAGNTPCEALAAVCEKLGIRTGIDVLAMFDVAEDVVRPVMDGEAALDRLALIMGYAGVYSSFLRHAYRAAERYGVSGADILLECGERRLVGGQEDQIIEIAVGLAATPH; encoded by the coding sequence ATGCCCTACTCCGACGAGCTCGACATCCGCATGACCGACTCGGCGCTGCGCGACGGATCGCACGCCAAGTCGCACCAGTTCACCGAGCAGATGGTCCGCGACGTCGTGACCGGCCTGGACCGCGCCGGCATGCCGGTGATCGAGGTCACCCACGGCGACGGCCTCGGCGGCTCCTCCTTCAACTACGGCTTCAGCCACACCGACGAGCGCGTGCTCATCGCCGCCGCGGTCGAGAGCGCGGAGCGGGCGAAGATCGCCGCGCTGATGCTGCCCGGGCTGGGCACGAAGGACGACATCACCGCGGCGGCCGACCTCGGCGTGTCGGTCATCCGCATCGCCACCCACTGCACCGAGGCCGACATCGCGGACCAGCACTTCGGCCTCGCCCGCGACACCGGGCTCGAGACCGTCGGCTTCCTGATGATGGCCCACTCGCAGCCGCCCGAGGTGCTGGCCGCGCAGGGCCGGATCATGGTCGACGCCGGCTGCCAGTGCGTCTACGTCGTCGACTCGGCCGGGGCGATGATCCTCGACGATGTGACCGAGCGGGTGGCCGCGCTCGTGGCCGAGGTCGGCGACGACGCCCAGGTCGGCTTCCACGGCCACGAGAACCTCGGGCTCGGCGTGGCCAACTCGATCTGCGCCATCCGGGCGGGCGCGACCCAGGTCGACGGCTCGACCCGCCGCTTCGGCGCCGGTGCCGGCAACACGCCGTGCGAGGCGCTCGCCGCGGTGTGCGAGAAGCTCGGCATCCGCACCGGCATCGACGTCCTGGCCATGTTCGACGTCGCCGAGGACGTCGTCCGCCCGGTCATGGACGGCGAGGCCGCGCTCGACCGCCTGGCGCTGATCATGGGCTACGCCGGCGTGTACTCGTCGTTCCTGCGCCACGCCTACCGGGCGGCCGAGCGCTACGGGGTGTCCGGCGCCGACATCCTGCTCGAGTGCGGCGAGCGCCGGCTCGTCGGCGGCCAGGAGGACCAGATCATCGAGATCGCGGTCGGCCTCGCCGCCACCCCCCACTGA
- a CDS encoding FAD-dependent oxidoreductase, whose protein sequence is MTEERYDVVVVGSGGGLIGAFAAAGRGLRTLVIEKAAHVGGTTAYSGAGIWLPGNPAILRAGIEDSPDAARPYLDSIVGDDAPVELREAFLRAGPPMIEELERDEHFGEFSWRGIPDYFEGRPGFLKQGRTIFPRDIDRAELGELEPLVRRPLWTERWGTEPTERMVGGQALTARSLLALMATGNATVHTSTALKALVVEGDRVVGVDAERDGEPVRYLADRGVLLAAGGFERNRELRQRFQAPLTDEWTSGCPENTGDALLAAIEVGADTALLDEAWFAPGLVTPSGGPVFYTMVWGGVWVNAAGERFMNERLPYDRAGHELMRLQNTTDVDHIPAHWVFDQRQVDQQGFRMLPVDPQVPDWFDVDRWLEAGVLQRADTLEELAGLIGVPADALVATVEEYNGFARSGVDERFHRGESPWDRVIANVVTPHTDGPNRCLGVLDAPPWYAVQVVVTDLGTKGGVRTDDHARALRPDGTVIHGLYASGNTMAPATGRVYPGAGGPIGSAMVFSWLAALDMAGEDPLRPPT, encoded by the coding sequence GTGACCGAGGAGCGCTACGACGTCGTGGTCGTCGGGTCGGGCGGCGGGCTGATCGGCGCGTTCGCCGCGGCCGGTCGGGGCCTGCGGACGCTCGTGATCGAGAAGGCCGCCCACGTCGGTGGGACGACCGCGTACTCGGGGGCCGGCATCTGGCTCCCCGGCAACCCCGCGATCCTGCGGGCCGGCATCGAGGACTCGCCCGACGCGGCGCGGCCCTACCTCGACTCCATCGTGGGCGACGACGCGCCGGTCGAGCTGCGCGAGGCGTTCCTCCGGGCCGGGCCGCCGATGATCGAGGAGCTGGAGCGCGACGAGCACTTTGGCGAGTTCTCGTGGCGGGGCATCCCCGACTACTTCGAGGGGCGGCCCGGGTTCCTGAAGCAGGGCCGGACGATCTTCCCGCGCGACATCGACCGCGCCGAGCTCGGCGAGCTCGAACCGCTGGTGCGCCGCCCGCTGTGGACCGAGCGCTGGGGGACCGAGCCGACCGAGCGCATGGTCGGCGGCCAGGCGCTCACCGCCCGTTCGCTGCTGGCGCTGATGGCCACCGGCAACGCGACCGTCCACACCTCGACGGCGCTGAAGGCGCTGGTGGTGGAGGGGGACCGCGTGGTCGGCGTCGACGCCGAGCGCGACGGCGAGCCGGTCCGCTACCTGGCCGACCGGGGCGTGCTGCTCGCCGCCGGCGGGTTCGAGCGCAACCGCGAGCTGCGCCAGAGGTTCCAGGCGCCGCTCACCGACGAGTGGACGAGCGGCTGCCCCGAGAACACCGGCGACGCGCTCCTCGCCGCGATCGAGGTGGGCGCCGACACCGCGCTGCTCGACGAGGCGTGGTTCGCACCGGGACTCGTCACACCGTCCGGGGGGCCGGTCTTCTACACGATGGTGTGGGGCGGGGTCTGGGTGAACGCAGCGGGGGAGCGGTTCATGAACGAGCGGCTGCCCTACGACCGGGCCGGCCACGAGCTCATGCGCCTGCAGAACACGACCGACGTCGACCACATCCCGGCGCACTGGGTCTTCGACCAGCGCCAGGTCGACCAGCAGGGGTTCCGGATGCTGCCGGTCGACCCGCAGGTGCCCGACTGGTTCGACGTCGACCGGTGGCTCGAGGCCGGCGTGCTGCAGCGGGCCGACACCCTCGAGGAGCTCGCCGGCCTGATCGGCGTGCCCGCCGACGCGCTCGTCGCGACCGTCGAGGAGTACAACGGCTTCGCCCGCTCCGGCGTCGACGAGCGGTTCCATCGGGGCGAGTCGCCCTGGGACCGCGTCATCGCCAACGTGGTCACCCCGCACACCGACGGGCCGAACCGGTGCCTGGGCGTGCTCGACGCCCCGCCGTGGTACGCGGTGCAGGTCGTCGTCACCGACCTCGGCACCAAGGGCGGCGTGCGCACCGACGACCACGCCCGCGCCCTGCGGCCCGACGGCACGGTCATCCACGGGCTCTACGCGTCGGGCAACACGATGGCCCCGGCCACCGGTCGCGTGTACCCCGGGGCCGGCGGTCCGATCGGCTCGGCGATGGTGTTCTCGTGGCTCGCTGCGCTGGACATGGCCGGCGAGGACCCCCTCCGGCCGCCCACCTGA
- a CDS encoding cupin domain-containing protein gives MGVFVADLLDDADWVPLSLDQQANPTYFWHDGRPLSEAPVDFAATFDGAMWMCAKRIRIRQFNRNPLRVRPHFVVPRHHHSLDEMVIVLAGQYRIDHGDAGDRASITVGPGEYFISRAGTPYTMTAGPEGVTYIETWPEPVPELLTYWHDEGWVDRDP, from the coding sequence ATGGGCGTCTTCGTGGCCGACCTGCTGGACGATGCCGACTGGGTCCCGCTCTCCCTGGACCAGCAGGCCAACCCGACGTACTTCTGGCACGACGGCCGCCCGCTCTCGGAGGCGCCGGTCGACTTCGCCGCGACGTTCGACGGGGCGATGTGGATGTGCGCCAAGCGCATCCGGATCCGCCAGTTCAACCGGAACCCGCTGCGGGTCCGGCCGCACTTCGTCGTCCCGCGCCACCACCACAGCCTCGACGAGATGGTCATCGTCCTGGCGGGCCAGTACCGGATCGACCACGGCGACGCCGGCGACCGGGCCTCGATCACGGTCGGACCGGGCGAGTACTTCATCAGCCGCGCCGGCACCCCGTACACGATGACCGCGGGCCCCGAGGGCGTGACCTACATCGAGACGTGGCCCGAGCCGGTGCCGGAGCTGCTCACGTACTGGCACGACGAGGGCTGGGTCGACCGGGACCCCTGA
- a CDS encoding VOC family protein produces MLYHPSHHVPDLAEAEAFFARVFGRPSTPLSALARPGPDGSPPRRPVPDHSTFTPIADVLFDSIDPRRYVVAGQQRYADVDRPRLKGMGWYVDGIGSLHRSLLEHGYTVVDQLDRVVDGEEPPTAVGSPMPLLFTTPDDAGLRYELLPCIPFPLDPRLDDGWSLPPVADDDPLGIVRCSHHVVLTARPDRALRLALEVFGGTVVHRGRDDVLGATATWVHLADGIVEYAVPEPCTVAAGELAAVLPHDSYHSIAWQVADLDRVAEHLAAVDLGLVARTDDTLVVDPAAGLGIPWRFTTTTVPGDPRP; encoded by the coding sequence ATGCTCTACCACCCGAGCCACCACGTCCCCGACCTCGCCGAGGCCGAGGCGTTCTTCGCCCGGGTGTTCGGCCGACCCAGCACGCCTCTCTCCGCGCTCGCCCGTCCCGGGCCCGACGGGTCGCCGCCGCGCCGGCCGGTGCCCGACCACTCGACGTTCACACCGATCGCCGACGTGCTCTTCGACTCCATCGATCCGCGCCGCTACGTCGTCGCAGGGCAGCAGCGCTACGCCGACGTCGACCGCCCCCGGCTCAAGGGCATGGGCTGGTACGTCGACGGCATCGGCTCGCTGCACCGGTCCCTGCTCGAGCACGGCTACACCGTCGTCGACCAGCTCGACCGCGTCGTCGACGGCGAGGAGCCCCCGACCGCCGTCGGCTCGCCGATGCCGCTCCTGTTCACGACCCCCGACGACGCCGGCCTCCGCTACGAGCTGCTGCCGTGCATCCCGTTCCCGCTCGACCCCCGCCTCGACGACGGGTGGTCGCTGCCGCCCGTCGCCGACGACGATCCGCTCGGCATCGTCCGGTGCTCCCACCACGTCGTGCTGACCGCGCGGCCCGACCGGGCGCTGCGCCTCGCGCTCGAGGTGTTCGGCGGCACGGTCGTGCACCGAGGGCGCGACGACGTGCTCGGCGCGACCGCGACCTGGGTGCACCTGGCCGACGGGATCGTCGAGTACGCGGTGCCCGAGCCCTGCACGGTCGCGGCGGGGGAGCTCGCCGCCGTGCTCCCGCACGACTCGTACCACTCGATCGCCTGGCAGGTCGCAGACCTCGACCGGGTGGCCGAGCACCTCGCGGCGGTCGACCTCGGGCTCGTCGCCCGCACCGACGACACGCTGGTCGTCGACCCCGCGGCCGGGCTCGGGATCCCGTGGCGGTTCACGACCACGACGGTGCCCGGCGACCCCCGGCCCTGA
- a CDS encoding acyl-CoA synthetase, which yields MSPEPPERGAVAAPADLNWTSVLEHHAARTPDRPMAVSAARSATYAEALDRSLRVAGGLSARGVGRGDVVGLLSYNSVEMLETIFAANALGAIAMPINWRLAAPEIRYLLEHSGAGALVCDAELLDLGGDAAAGLDLLRICVPVPGIDGAGGDGWATFEELAAAEPAPRAEAAGSDVHRLMYTSGTTGRPKGVMLTHANLAWKNAAHVAELGFTAADVGLACGPLYHVGALDLITTSLISVGATTVVHRTFDAAAVVDEIERSRVTCVWMAPAMLRAVLDEPDVERRDLSSVRLIIAGGEKLPIPFIDRLERTFPSAWLADAYGLTETVSGDTFLDPASTRSKLGSVGRPCPYLDLQVWDAEGRPVPPGERGEVVLRGPKVFAGYWRDPDATARAFEGGWFHTGDIGVVDADGYVYIVDRLKDMIISGGENIAGSEVERVLDEHPAVLEVAVVGRPHERWGEVPVAYVVARPGSAPTADELIEHCRGQLARFKVPADVEFLEALPRNPSGKVLKRELREER from the coding sequence CTGTCACCGGAACCGCCGGAGCGCGGCGCCGTCGCGGCGCCCGCCGACCTCAACTGGACGTCGGTGCTCGAGCACCACGCCGCCCGCACGCCGGACCGGCCGATGGCCGTCAGCGCCGCCCGATCGGCGACGTACGCAGAGGCGCTCGACCGGAGCCTCCGCGTGGCCGGCGGGCTCTCGGCCCGGGGCGTCGGACGCGGCGACGTCGTCGGGCTGCTCTCGTACAACAGCGTCGAGATGTTGGAGACGATCTTCGCCGCCAACGCGCTCGGCGCGATCGCCATGCCGATCAACTGGCGCTTGGCGGCACCCGAGATCCGCTACCTCCTCGAGCACTCGGGCGCCGGGGCGCTCGTGTGCGACGCCGAGCTGCTCGACCTCGGCGGCGACGCCGCGGCCGGTCTCGACCTCCTCCGGATCTGCGTCCCGGTCCCGGGCATCGACGGCGCGGGAGGCGACGGCTGGGCGACCTTCGAGGAGCTGGCGGCGGCCGAGCCGGCGCCGCGGGCCGAGGCCGCCGGCAGCGACGTCCACCGGCTGATGTACACCTCGGGCACCACCGGGCGGCCCAAGGGCGTCATGCTCACCCACGCCAACCTGGCGTGGAAGAACGCCGCCCACGTGGCCGAGCTCGGGTTCACCGCCGCCGACGTCGGCCTGGCCTGCGGGCCGCTGTACCACGTCGGCGCGCTCGACCTGATCACGACCTCGCTGATCTCGGTGGGCGCGACCACCGTCGTGCACCGCACCTTCGACGCCGCCGCGGTGGTCGACGAGATCGAGCGGTCCCGCGTGACGTGCGTGTGGATGGCGCCGGCCATGCTCCGCGCCGTGCTCGACGAGCCCGACGTCGAGCGCCGCGACCTCTCGTCGGTGCGGCTGATCATCGCGGGCGGCGAGAAGCTGCCGATCCCGTTCATCGACCGGCTCGAGCGCACCTTCCCGTCCGCCTGGCTCGCCGACGCCTACGGCCTGACGGAGACCGTCTCCGGCGACACGTTCCTCGACCCGGCGAGCACGCGGTCGAAGCTCGGCAGCGTCGGCCGTCCGTGCCCCTACCTCGACCTGCAGGTCTGGGATGCCGAGGGTCGTCCGGTGCCGCCCGGCGAGCGCGGCGAGGTCGTCCTCAGGGGGCCCAAGGTCTTCGCCGGCTACTGGCGCGACCCCGACGCCACGGCGCGGGCGTTCGAGGGCGGCTGGTTCCACACGGGCGACATCGGCGTCGTCGACGCCGACGGCTACGTGTACATCGTCGACCGGCTCAAGGACATGATCATCTCGGGCGGCGAGAACATCGCCGGCTCCGAGGTCGAGCGCGTGCTCGACGAGCACCCGGCGGTGCTCGAGGTCGCCGTCGTCGGCCGTCCGCACGAGCGCTGGGGCGAGGTCCCCGTGGCGTACGTCGTGGCCCGGCCCGGCTCGGCGCCGACCGCCGACGAGCTGATCGAGCACTGCCGCGGGCAGCTGGCCCGGTTCAAGGTGCCGGCGGACGTCGAGTTCCTGGAAGCCCTGCCGCGCAACCCGTCGGGCAAGGTGCTCAAGCGCGAGCTGCGGGAGGAGCGCTGA
- a CDS encoding TetR/AcrR family transcriptional regulator has translation MAAGDPIRADAPAGPARSAKWQRRRRLIVDTSARVFAERGFHGTSTTELCDANQLGKGALYYYIGSKEELLAAIHDRVMDEVMAGAARVAEAGGSPPEQLARMGHELLDVIARYPDHVWVFLHEFPALTGENATQFRARRHEYEHAVESVIAAGVASGDFRPVDPRLTSRAWLGMYNYTYLWLKPGGSLSAAEVAEQFADVFIKGIAE, from the coding sequence GTGGCCGCCGGCGACCCCATCCGAGCAGACGCTCCGGCCGGGCCGGCGCGCAGCGCCAAGTGGCAGCGGCGCCGCCGGCTGATCGTCGACACCTCGGCGCGCGTGTTCGCGGAGCGCGGGTTCCACGGCACCAGCACCACCGAGCTGTGCGACGCCAACCAGCTGGGCAAGGGCGCCCTCTACTACTACATCGGCTCCAAGGAGGAGCTGCTCGCCGCCATCCACGACCGGGTGATGGACGAGGTCATGGCCGGCGCGGCCCGGGTGGCAGAGGCCGGCGGATCGCCGCCCGAGCAGCTGGCGCGCATGGGCCACGAGCTCCTCGACGTGATCGCCCGCTACCCCGACCACGTGTGGGTGTTCCTCCACGAGTTCCCGGCGCTGACCGGTGAGAACGCGACCCAGTTCCGCGCCCGCCGCCACGAGTACGAGCACGCCGTCGAGTCGGTCATCGCCGCCGGCGTCGCCTCGGGCGACTTCCGGCCGGTCGACCCGCGCCTGACCAGCCGGGCCTGGCTCGGCATGTACAACTACACCTACCTCTGGCTGAAGCCGGGCGGGTCGCTCTCGGCGGCCGAGGTCGCCGAGCAGTTCGCCGACGTGTTCATCAAGGGGATCGCCGAGTGA